In one window of Spodoptera frugiperda isolate SF20-4 chromosome 11, AGI-APGP_CSIRO_Sfru_2.0, whole genome shotgun sequence DNA:
- the LOC118274618 gene encoding 3-oxoacyl-[acyl-carrier-protein] reductase FabG-like, with amino-acid sequence MSFENKVILITGASSGIGAATAVEFAKQRASVAIVGRNAVKLQTVNEECQKHGVTPLIINIDISKEEAANEIIDKTIEKYGRLDVLVNNAGIVATGGLLDGAVMKSYDKIMNTNLRAVVALTSAAVPYLIKSKGNIVNVSSTLATQAGPLMMAYCVSKAGLDHFSNTAALELAAAGVRVNIVTPGPVVTDILENAGMPNTWEDWGKRTPLGKVAYSTEVADVILFLASDKAHSITGGNLTIDNGIRLKL; translated from the coding sequence ATGAGCTTCGAAAATAAGGTTATATTAATAACCGGTGCCAGTTCGGGCATTGGCGCCGCCACTGCAGTCGAGTTCGCGAAGCAACGAGCCTCCGTTGCCATTGTCGGCAGGAATGCAGTCAAACTACAAACTGTCAATGAAGAATGCCAGAAACATGGAGTAACTCCACTCATCATCAACATCGATATATCGAAAGAAGAAGCTGCAAATgaaattattgataaaacaaTAGAGAAATATGGACGACTTGACGTACTAGTAAACAATGCAGGTATTGTGGCCACTGGTGGGTTGCTTGACGGAGCAGTAATGAAGTCTTACGACAAAATCATGAACACGAACCTTCGAGCTGTAGTCGCCCTCACGAGTGCTGCGGTTCCGTATCTCATAAAGAGTAAAGGGAACATTGTCAACGTGTCGAGTACGCTGGCTACACAAGCGGGTCCATTAATGATGGCGTACTGCGTGTCAAAAGCAGGTTTGGACCATTTCTCTAACACAGCGGCTTTGGAGCTTGCGGCTGCGGGAGTCAGAGTGAATATCGTGACTCCAGGTCCAGTAGTGACTGATATCTTAGAGAATGCTGGCATGCCAAATACTTGGGAGGATTGGGGTAAGCGGACTCCTCTCGGTAAAGTGGCTTATTCAACCGAAGTGGCTGATGTGATCCTGTTCCTAGCTAGTGACAAGGCTCACAGTATCACCGGTGGCAATCTCACTATCGATAATGGAATTAGATTGAAATTATAA